The sequence TGAGCTCGGCCGGATCCTCGAACTGGAAGCAACCGGGACGATCGAACTCGAAAACATGGTCCCGCTGGGCGAGAAAGCCGTTCCGTTCTTCTCAGTGAGTGACGCAGTCCGAGAATCGTTCGAGCAAAACGTCGAGAATCACCCGTCGGTCGAACGCATCGTAGAAGTGACGCGCCACGACGACGAGCGTCTGTATTCGCTGGACTGGAACATCGGCCGCGACGTGTTCTTACAGGGGGTTATCGAACTGCAGGGACAGCTCCTGAGTGCTACTGGAACGGTCAATACGTGGGAGTTCGAGATCCGGTTTCCCACTCACGAGGCGCTCAGCGATTTTCAGGAATACTGCTCGAACGCCCACATTCCCCTCGAAGTCGGACGTATCTACAATCCCGTCCGTCCGGGAACCGGCATGTGGTACGGAGTGACAGAACCCCAACGTGAAACGCTGATGCGCGCTGTTCAGGGTGGGTACTACTCCATTCCGCGGCGAATGTCCACGCAGGATCTGGCCGATGACCTCGGGATCTCCGACCAGGCCGTCACAGAACGACTGCGCCGGGCGATCGAAACGCTCACCGAAAACACGCTCATCGCAATGGAAGAGGAACTTGCCGAGGAGTTCGAACAGCCCCAAGAATCCTGATCGCCACAACCCTCTCAACCCGAGCGAGAGGACTACTGATCCGGGTGTTACTGAATAACAACCTTGTCCACCATGCAGCGGAAGGAACCGTTTTGGACGCCTGTATAGGTATGTGAGACTACACATGGGGTTTGATGACATAACCGAAGCCCTCGGGGGCCGAGCACGGCGGCAGGTACTTGTGGAACTACTGGATCACAATCCAGTGGACCAACCAGAGGCGGTGACGAAGGATAATGCGCAAGAAGACGAGGTACGGGAGCTGCAGCTTACTCACACACATCTCCCCAAACTCGATGATATGGGCTACATCGTGTGGGATAGAGACCACAGGACTATCGTAAAGGGGCCAAATTGGGAAGAGATCGAACCGGTGGTTCGATTACTCAGCGACAATAGGGACCAAATCCCCAAGGACACGTTCTAACACTCTCAAAGATAACTATGTGTCTTCTGTGAACCCGCGCTGTGTATCATTGTATGGCCGAATACTTCATTCAGATTTGACAGAATTCACAGCACTAACTACGCACGTGTAGTGAGCGAGTGGTTCACCAATTTCAGCGTGAAACAAACAGAGCCGTCGTGCTGCACTAATCCTCTATATTCAGCAGGCGGCTTTTGACATATTTCAGACAGACCGATAGCTGCGTCGGTAACTACTTTCCCTATACTGACTGATTTGGGACACTGTATAGTGCCGGTCAGTCATCTCTGCGTGTGCACGTATGGAACTGAGGACTGGTCCGCCGAATTAGAGCGTGTCAAACGATTTTATTACATCACTCGTTGAGTACGTATCGACTAGGTCCTGTGTATCGAAGTCAGAATCGTCGCTCCAAATAGCAGCATCGTTGGCGATCGCACACGCGAGGTACAACACATCGTCAGGGTCGGTGTCTCCGATTGCTTCGTCTGCCCTCTCGATAGCCGGGTAGAAGTCGTCGGCAGGAACGACCTCAATGTACTGGAACAGGAGGTCGATAAATTGTGCCACTCGGTCCGGTTCCATTCCGGATTTCTCTACGATCAGGCCTTCGTAGTTTTCGACTTCGTCGTGGACAAATGCGGGCGTCAGGAGATCTGGTTCGAGTGTCACAATGAGCTCCCGCGTCTTCGAATCAGCGATGAGTGCAGAAATAACGACGTTGGCGTCGATGACCAGCTTCATTCGTCGAGTCTACGCCGATTCTTCGTCGACGCGCTTGCGTCCACGTTCGTTGATCTTGTCGGCGATTTCCTGCACGTCGCGCCCGGAGAGTTCGCTCTCGCTGGTGAGTTCGTCCATCATCTCAAGCGCCTCTATCTTCTCCTGGATGGCCTGTCGCGTGACCTCGCTCCAGTTGATCTCCGGGTGCTGTTCCATCCGCTCTTTGAGGGCGTCGTCCACGTTAACCGTGATACTGGGCATACAGGAATCTATGTGGACACAGAATACTGTGTCTTTCGGTGCATCCCGTGTTAAGCGACATTGAGTTCCTCGCACTAGATAGGACGGGAAAGGTCGAGTCGATAGACCTACAGAGTGTCAAATTCCACTGGCTCAGAACCCTGCACATTCTGGATGATCCCCTCACCCGGAAATAAGTTAAGTGGCAAATTTAGACGGTTCAGTACCCAAGGGCCGATTTTACGGGTGCCATGGGCCCTGACGGGGAACGTCCAGAATCTTCCGGGCTCTCAGCCAGCTGTTAGTGCACGCGAGAAACGGTCAAACAGGCGTTTAGAACTCGCTGTCTTCGGCCTTCAGTGAGAGAACCATGACAGACCACCTCGAACCCCTCGCACCAGCTGAGGCAATGCAGATGTACCTCGACGAACGGAGTCACGAACTCGCGGACGCGACGATCCAATCCCATCGGTATCGTCTCAAGCAGTTCGTCCAGTGGTGTGAACAGGACGGCATCGACAATCTCAACGACTTTAGCGGGCGAGACATCCATCGCTTTCGCGTCAAACGCAGGAACGAAGACGAGCTCGCAACTGCCAGCATGAAGGGCCAGCTGGCAACCCTGAGAATGTTCCTCCGCTTCTGTGCGACGATCGATGCAGTCGAACCAGGACTCGACGAGAAAATCATCCTTCCGACGACGACCGAAGACGATGCTCGATCCGAGTTACTGAATCCGGATCGCGCTCAGCAGGTACTCAAATTCCTCGACCAATATCGCTACGCGCGCCTGGAGCACGCGTTGGTAGAAGTTCTCTGGCACACGGGGCTTCGTATCGGCGCAGCGATTGGGCTCGACATTGAGGACTACAACAACGACGAGCAGTACCTCACGCTCGCCCACCGACCCGAGGAAGGAACCTCGCTCAAGAATGGACGGAAGAGTGAACGGCTCGTCGCACTGAGTGACTCTGTCTGTGAGGTGTTAGATGACTGGCTGTCAGTCAATCATCCGGGAGTCGTTGATCAGCATGACCGTGAGCCGCTGTTTGCGACGAAAATCGATCGATTGAGTCGAACCCGTGGCCGGACGATCGTCTACCAGTACACGCGCCCGTGCGTCTACACTGATAGCTGCCCTCATGAGCGGGATCTGGATAATTGTGACGCGCTACCCACCGAACGCTCGCATGCGTGTCCCTCCTCGTTGAGTCCCCACCCAGTTCGACGTGGTGCGATCACGCATTTTCTCAAATCTAACGTTCCCGAGAACGTCGTGAGCGATCGGATGGATTGCAGCGAGGCAGTCCTTGACCGCCACTACGATCAACGGTCGGAACGTGAAAAACTTCGGCAGCGGAGACGCTACCTCCCCGGCAATTAAGGCAGAACCGAGTCAATAATTATAATCACGGTTAAATTTTCCCTACGTATGATGATGTAAAACTCGCCAGACCAAATATAAAATTCTCAAACGAGAGTTAGAATCCAGCGACATTAGGGACTCGGCGGAAATGTACGGACGTTGGATGGCGAGCTGTGCTCTTCTTGTGTGGGTTTTCGTCTGTAGTGACTGCAACGGCGGGAATAACGATTCGGGATGCATATAATGGAAATGTCTCAGAGAACCTATCCCCGACATCAACGATGAAGGGAATCTGAGTTTTAAATTGGTGCCCATACATAGAAAAAGAGAGTTGCCACCAGACAATTCGCGTCTCGTGGAGAAGTGTAATCCGAGCAGATGTATGAAACGAGGATTCATTTTCTTGAACCCAGTTTCGAATCGCATCGTGAAATTCAGATTCAGTTAGACCGCTAGTAGAAGAATTTGTCAAGAGTCGGTGTCCAACCGCAGCGATATCATAGGTTGTCGACAATTCGAGTTCATTTGTGGTGGTTTCTAGAGAAACCAGATCGAGATGATGCTGATAAGGCTCATCTTTGGAACTGCGTCGGGCAAATTTTCTGAAATCGTCCACATTTGACAGACATCCTTCAAGTTCGATGAGAATCGGAAACATACGAGGTGCGGAGATTTCTGTTGGCTCAATCCAAATAACCGAATCAGGTACCCCCCTTTCATTTCCGAATCCACGTGGGATCGTTTTGAGTGTGACATCTGAACTAGCCAAGTGGTCCCGGAGATGTACCGCCTCTTCACGACTCATTGCTGCAGTTGAATAACGATGGGGACTGTCTCCCGTAATTCTCTGAGCGCATCGAAATCAACAGATGATAACAGAATTGTATCTTCAGTGTGTAAGCGTTCGAATAACTCGCTAACTTCTTTGCCAGTAAACTCATCAGATAGATCATCAAATGCTGTATCGACCCACTCACGATATTCAGTAATTGTCTCAAATGCTTTCTCAGGGTGCTCCCGAATCGCCGTCCGCTTGAACCCAGAGAGGGATTCACTCGGCACTGGTGATTCAAGATCTTGTGTATTGTTCCCTTCTGCAATCTGCGAACACATCGTATCAAGCATTTCTAACTCCGCTACAATCTTATCGACAAAGTTCTCGTATTCCTTTTCGACCGTGCTTGCGGCTCCTAATAACTCACCTACGGAATTATATTTTCCAGAGTGGAATTCTTCCAACTCAGTGCTCAAGTTGACACTCGCTGATCTCAGGGAGTCTGGAACTGAAGCCATACTCGTGACACTGTCGATCTCAAGGAGCGTATCCTCAACGTTCGCCGAGAACGTTCCCAGCTTAGTTGCGACTGTATTCAGTTCTGATTGGAACTCTGAGAGTGCAACTCCATCCAATCGGGCTTCGACATCGTTCTCCACCACAGCAACAACACCGATCGAAATCTCAATATTGTTAACCGCTTCATCGATCGCCTCTATCTCGGTTTTAATAGATTCAATCGCCACAGTACTGTCGGGATCACTGTAGTAGGATTCTGTTTCCTGGAGAGTACACAGTCCGTCGGGCACCCACTCCCCAGCTGAAGCAAATATTTCTTCGAGGTTTTCAAGAGCCTCGCGCCGATTTTTTATATTTCCAATGAGGGGCGTCAATTCTCTAGTCGGACTAATTAAGTAGCGTGAGCTATCCGTGTCAACCCTTGAAGATATGAGATTAACAGTGAAGTTAGTCTCATCCTGTAACATCGTCACCGCATGTTGGTACCCTTGTGCATCCTCCTGAAGGTCGCTCGGGGTTCGGCTTCGAACACTTTCACGTAGCTCATCAATACGGCTTCTGGGGAGTTCTATCTCAAGTATGTCTACCGTCTCTTCAAGACCCCGGAGGGCGGATTGTTCGACAGGTTTTGAAAATGAATCTTTGAACTGTTCTCCAAATTCAATAAGGTCTTCAGGAGTGTCAAGAATGCGTAACTGACCCTTGAGTTCGCTCGCTTGTTTTTTAACTGCTGCTCTATCTTGTGCATTCATCGCTTCCAGATCTGCACTCGCTGTCTCTGTCCACCCTGAGAGAGCCGAGATCTCTGTCTCTGTAGATTCTAAGTCTTCGATCGCGGTTTCAAGCTCAGCTGTAAGGTCATCAAGTGAAGTCGTAGTCTTTTGATCCGTCATGCTGTGGCC is a genomic window of Natrarchaeobaculum aegyptiacum containing:
- a CDS encoding helix-turn-helix domain-containing protein — protein: MAVIAHLRVPADSFELGRILELEATGTIELENMVPLGEKAVPFFSVSDAVRESFEQNVENHPSVERIVEVTRHDDERLYSLDWNIGRDVFLQGVIELQGQLLSATGTVNTWEFEIRFPTHEALSDFQEYCSNAHIPLEVGRIYNPVRPGTGMWYGVTEPQRETLMRAVQGGYYSIPRRMSTQDLADDLGISDQAVTERLRRAIETLTENTLIAMEEELAEEFEQPQES
- a CDS encoding DUF7344 domain-containing protein produces the protein MGFDDITEALGGRARRQVLVELLDHNPVDQPEAVTKDNAQEDEVRELQLTHTHLPKLDDMGYIVWDRDHRTIVKGPNWEEIEPVVRLLSDNRDQIPKDTF
- a CDS encoding PIN domain-containing protein: MKLVIDANVVISALIADSKTRELIVTLEPDLLTPAFVHDEVENYEGLIVEKSGMEPDRVAQFIDLLFQYIEVVPADDFYPAIERADEAIGDTDPDDVLYLACAIANDAAIWSDDSDFDTQDLVDTYSTSDVIKSFDTL
- a CDS encoding tyrosine-type recombinase/integrase, producing MTDHLEPLAPAEAMQMYLDERSHELADATIQSHRYRLKQFVQWCEQDGIDNLNDFSGRDIHRFRVKRRNEDELATASMKGQLATLRMFLRFCATIDAVEPGLDEKIILPTTTEDDARSELLNPDRAQQVLKFLDQYRYARLEHALVEVLWHTGLRIGAAIGLDIEDYNNDEQYLTLAHRPEEGTSLKNGRKSERLVALSDSVCEVLDDWLSVNHPGVVDQHDREPLFATKIDRLSRTRGRTIVYQYTRPCVYTDSCPHERDLDNCDALPTERSHACPSSLSPHPVRRGAITHFLKSNVPENVVSDRMDCSEAVLDRHYDQRSEREKLRQRRRYLPGN